The Pseudomonas sp. SCB32 DNA window GCGGCCAGGCTGCGGTGAACTGGGTCGCGCCCATGGTCGGCTATGAGGACTACATCGACCTCAACCCCTTCGCCTCTGGCGTCGGCACCCTGGGCTTCATCTTTGGCGCCTACCTGTCCGAGACCTTCCGTGGCGCCTTCATGGCCATCCCGAAAGGGCAGGGCGAGGCCGGCTTTGCGTACGGCATGAGCCCGCTTCAGGTGTTCTTCCGCATCCAGGTGCCACAGATGATCCGCCTGGCCATCCCCGGCTTCACCAACAACTGGCTGGTGCTGGTCAAGGCCACCGCGCTGATCTCCGTGGTCGGCCTGCAGGACATGATGTTCAAGGCCAAGCAGGCCTCGGACGCGACCCGCGAACCCTTCACCTACTTCCTCGCCGTGGCGGCGCTGTACCTGGTGGTCACCACCGTCTCCCTGGTACTGCTGCGCATGCTCGAACGCCGCTATTCGGTCGGCGTGAAAGTCGCCGAGCTTTGAGACAGGGAGCCTGATCATGATTTTCGACTTCTCCGTCATCTGGGACAGCCTGCCGCTCTACTTCAACGGCCTGCTGGTGACCCTCAAGCTGCTGGCGATCTCGCTGTTCTTCGGCCTCGTGGCGGCGGTGCCGCTGGCGCTGATGCGCTGCTCGAAGAGCCCGGCGGTGAACCTGCCGGCCTGGCTTTACACTTACGTGATCCGCGGCACTCCGATGCTGGTGCAGCTGTTCCTCATCTACTACGGCCTGGCACAGTTCGAGTTCGTGCGTGAAAGCGCGATGTGGCCGCTGCTGTCCAACGCCACCTTCTGCGCCTGTGCCGCGTTCGCCATCAACACCAGCGCCTACACCGCCGAGATTCTCGCCGGCAGCATTCGCGCGACTCCGCATGGCGAGATCGAGGCGGCCAAGGCCATGGGCATGTCACGGATCAAGATGTACCGCCGCATCCTGTTGCCCTCGGCCCTGCGCCGCGCGCTGCCGCAGTACAGCAACGAAGTGATCATGATGCTGCAGACCACCAGCCTGGCCTCCATCGTCACCCTGGTGGACATCACCGGCGCCGCGCGCACCGTGTACTCGCAGTACTACCTGCCGTTCGAGGCCTTCATCACCGCTGGCATCTTCTACCTGATCATGACCTTCACCCTGGTGCGCCTGTTCAAGGCGGCCGAGCGCCGCTGGCTGGCTTATCTTGCGCCGCGCAAGCACTGAGGAGTCGACTGTGGAACGTATCGATCATCAACTGCCGTGGAGCAGCCTGGGTAGCGAGCGCCGCCTGAGCGTGTTCCGCTACGGCAAGGGCCCGCGCAAGGTCTACATCCAGTCCAGCCTGCACGCCGACGAGCTGCCGGGCATGCGCACCGCCTGGGAACTCAAGCAGCGCCTGGCCGACCTCGAGTCGCGCGGGCAGTTGAACTGCGTTGTCGAGCTGGTACCGGTGGCCAACCCCATCGGCCTGGGGCAGACCCTGCAAGCCAGCCACCTGGGCCGTTTCGAGTTCGGCAGCGGGAAGAACTTCAACCGCGATTTCGTCGAGCTCTCCGCGCTGGTGGCCGAGCGTGTCGGCGACAAACTGGGTGCCGATGAAGCCGCCAACGTCGAGCTGATTCGCCAGGTCATGCGTGACGGCCTCGATG harbors:
- a CDS encoding ABC transporter permease, which translates into the protein MFNGYGATIVDGAWLTLQLSLLSMALAIALGLLGAAIRLSPVKWLAWCGDLYATVIRGVPDLVLILLIFYGGQAAVNWVAPMVGYEDYIDLNPFASGVGTLGFIFGAYLSETFRGAFMAIPKGQGEAGFAYGMSPLQVFFRIQVPQMIRLAIPGFTNNWLVLVKATALISVVGLQDMMFKAKQASDATREPFTYFLAVAALYLVVTTVSLVLLRMLERRYSVGVKVAEL
- a CDS encoding ABC transporter permease; this translates as MIFDFSVIWDSLPLYFNGLLVTLKLLAISLFFGLVAAVPLALMRCSKSPAVNLPAWLYTYVIRGTPMLVQLFLIYYGLAQFEFVRESAMWPLLSNATFCACAAFAINTSAYTAEILAGSIRATPHGEIEAAKAMGMSRIKMYRRILLPSALRRALPQYSNEVIMMLQTTSLASIVTLVDITGAARTVYSQYYLPFEAFITAGIFYLIMTFTLVRLFKAAERRWLAYLAPRKH